In Lautropia mirabilis, one DNA window encodes the following:
- a CDS encoding amino acid aminotransferase: MASSLFSSVPLAPRDPILGVTEAFNADTRPTKVNLGVGVYYDENGKLPLLDCVRQAEDQLNATHAPRGYLPIDGIPAYDQAVQKLLLGKDSPVIADKRAITAQALGGTGGLKIGADLLRRFSPEGTTVYISDPSWENHRAIFEAAGFKVETYPYYDAATHGVNFQGMLDCIKAARPGSVFVLHACCHNPTGVDLDGAQWDQVLAALQSAGQVPFLDIAYQGFGDGIEEDGAVVRKFAASSITFLVSSSFSKSFSMYGERVGALTVVLPSADEATRVQSQLKRVIRSNYSNPPTHGAQVVQRVLNDEALRQGWEAELGAMRVRIKAMRKALVAGLAAAGIQRDFSFIEKQRGMFSYSGLTAPQVEALKADHGIYAVSSGRICVAALNQKNIEHVAKAIAQVLKQGA, translated from the coding sequence GTGGCCAGTTCGCTGTTTTCCTCCGTCCCCCTCGCTCCCCGGGATCCCATCCTGGGCGTGACCGAAGCCTTCAATGCCGACACCCGACCCACCAAGGTCAACCTGGGCGTGGGCGTCTATTACGACGAGAACGGCAAGCTGCCGCTGCTGGACTGCGTGCGCCAGGCCGAAGACCAACTCAATGCCACCCATGCCCCCCGGGGCTACCTGCCCATCGACGGCATCCCCGCCTATGACCAGGCCGTGCAGAAGCTGCTGCTGGGCAAGGACTCGCCCGTCATCGCCGACAAGCGTGCCATCACCGCACAGGCCCTGGGCGGCACTGGCGGCCTGAAGATCGGCGCCGACCTGCTGCGTCGCTTCAGCCCCGAGGGCACCACCGTCTACATCAGCGATCCCAGCTGGGAAAACCACCGCGCCATCTTCGAGGCGGCCGGTTTCAAGGTGGAGACCTACCCTTACTATGATGCCGCCACCCACGGCGTGAACTTCCAGGGCATGCTGGACTGCATCAAGGCAGCCCGCCCGGGCTCGGTGTTCGTGCTGCATGCCTGCTGCCACAACCCCACCGGCGTGGACCTGGATGGCGCCCAGTGGGATCAGGTGCTGGCCGCGCTGCAATCGGCCGGCCAGGTGCCCTTCCTGGACATTGCCTATCAGGGCTTCGGTGACGGCATCGAGGAAGATGGCGCCGTCGTGCGCAAGTTCGCCGCCTCGTCCATCACCTTCCTGGTCTCCAGCTCGTTCTCCAAGTCGTTCTCCATGTACGGCGAGCGTGTGGGCGCCCTGACCGTCGTGCTGCCCAGCGCCGACGAGGCCACCCGGGTCCAGAGCCAGCTCAAGCGCGTCATCCGCTCCAACTACTCCAATCCGCCCACGCACGGCGCCCAGGTGGTCCAGCGCGTGCTCAACGACGAAGCCCTGCGCCAGGGCTGGGAAGCCGAGCTGGGTGCGATGCGCGTGCGCATCAAGGCCATGCGCAAGGCGCTGGTCGCCGGGCTGGCCGCAGCCGGCATCCAGCGTGACTTCTCCTTCATCGAGAAGCAGCGCGGCATGTTCTCGTACTCGGGTCTGACGGCCCCGCAGGTGGAGGCCCTCAAGGCCGACCACGGTATCTACGCCGTCAGCAGCGGCCGCATCTGCGTGGCTGCCCTCAACCAGAAGAACATCGAGCATGTGGCCAAGGCCATCGCCCAGGTCCTGAAGCAAGGCGCCTGA
- the uvrB gene encoding excinuclease ABC subunit UvrB produces the protein MLSETGQAQGRAGKRKAAEKAPASSAAPAAPGPRVVTYPGSPYRLHQPFPPAGDQPGAIDALVEGVEDGLSFQTLLGVTGSGKTYTMANVIARLGRPALVLAPNKTLAAQLYAEMRDFFPENAVEYFVSYYDYYQPEAYVPQRDLFIEKDSAINEHIEQLRLSATKSLLERRDTVIVGSVSCIYGIGNPADYFEMRLVLRKGDRLAQRDLLKQLVAMQYKRNDTDFARGTFRVRGDTIDVFPSENAELALRVEMFDDEVEMLQLFDPLTGRIRQQIPRFVVYAASHYVTPRATIVRALDTIKAELKDRLAFFHAEGKLVEAQRLEQRTLFDLEMLQELGFCKGIENYSRHLSGARPGEPPPTLIDYLPPDALMFIDESHVTIGQLGGMYRGDRARKDTLVQYGFRLPSALDNRPLTFEEFESKVRQCIFVSATPSDYEATHAGQVVEQVVRPTGLVDPEVEVRPATTQVDDVLSEITARVARGHRVLVTTLTKRMAEDLTDFLADHQVRVRYLHSDIDTVERVEIIRDLRLGVFDVLVGINLLREGLDIPEVSLVAILDGDKEGFLRSERSLIQTIGRAARNLEGKAILYADQITRSMQRAIDETARRRQKQLDFNAEHGIVPRGVVKQVRELIDGVYDLSGTESRPAAPGAAPGHGLGGVDDALLERTAEKLQGIDTRNEAQVSREIRRLEKQMATYARNLDFEKAAQVRDELAALKQLLFGSGGQPS, from the coding sequence ATGTTGTCAGAGACCGGTCAAGCACAGGGCAGGGCAGGCAAGCGCAAGGCGGCTGAAAAGGCGCCTGCGTCATCGGCCGCACCCGCTGCGCCCGGTCCGCGGGTCGTCACCTATCCTGGCAGTCCCTACCGGTTGCATCAGCCCTTTCCGCCGGCAGGCGATCAGCCCGGCGCCATCGACGCGCTGGTCGAGGGCGTGGAGGACGGCCTTTCGTTCCAGACGCTGCTGGGCGTGACGGGCTCGGGCAAGACCTACACCATGGCCAACGTCATCGCCCGGCTGGGGCGGCCGGCGCTGGTGCTGGCACCCAACAAGACCCTGGCGGCGCAGCTCTACGCCGAGATGCGCGACTTCTTTCCGGAAAATGCCGTCGAGTACTTCGTCTCGTACTACGACTACTATCAGCCGGAAGCCTATGTGCCCCAGCGTGATCTCTTCATCGAGAAGGATTCCGCCATCAACGAGCACATCGAGCAGTTGCGCCTGTCGGCCACCAAGTCGCTGCTGGAGCGGCGTGACACCGTCATCGTCGGCAGCGTCTCGTGCATCTACGGTATCGGCAACCCGGCCGACTATTTCGAGATGCGACTGGTGCTGCGCAAGGGTGATCGTCTCGCACAGCGCGACCTGCTCAAGCAGCTGGTGGCCATGCAGTACAAGCGCAACGACACCGACTTCGCGCGCGGCACCTTCCGTGTGCGCGGCGACACCATCGACGTGTTCCCGTCCGAGAACGCCGAGCTGGCGCTGCGCGTCGAGATGTTCGACGACGAGGTGGAGATGCTGCAGCTCTTCGACCCGCTCACCGGGCGCATCCGCCAGCAGATCCCGCGCTTCGTCGTCTATGCGGCCTCGCACTACGTCACGCCGCGCGCCACCATCGTGCGCGCACTCGACACCATCAAGGCCGAGCTGAAGGACCGGCTGGCGTTCTTCCACGCTGAGGGCAAGCTCGTCGAGGCGCAGCGCCTGGAGCAGCGCACGCTCTTCGATCTGGAGATGCTGCAGGAGCTGGGCTTCTGCAAGGGCATCGAGAACTACTCGCGGCACCTGTCGGGTGCACGGCCTGGCGAGCCGCCGCCCACGCTCATCGATTACCTGCCGCCCGATGCGCTGATGTTCATCGACGAGAGCCACGTCACCATCGGCCAGCTGGGCGGCATGTATCGTGGCGACCGCGCCCGCAAGGACACGCTGGTGCAGTACGGCTTCCGGCTGCCTTCGGCGCTGGACAACCGGCCGCTCACCTTCGAGGAATTCGAGTCGAAGGTGCGCCAGTGCATCTTCGTCTCGGCCACGCCGTCCGACTATGAGGCCACCCACGCCGGCCAGGTGGTCGAGCAGGTGGTGCGTCCCACTGGCCTGGTCGACCCCGAGGTGGAGGTACGGCCGGCCACCACCCAGGTCGACGACGTGCTCTCCGAGATCACGGCCCGGGTGGCCCGGGGGCATCGGGTGCTGGTCACCACGCTCACCAAGCGCATGGCCGAGGATCTCACCGACTTCCTGGCCGATCACCAGGTGCGGGTGCGCTACCTGCATTCCGACATCGACACGGTCGAGCGCGTCGAGATCATCCGTGACCTGCGCCTGGGCGTCTTCGACGTGCTGGTGGGCATCAACCTGCTGCGCGAGGGCCTGGACATTCCCGAGGTGTCGCTGGTGGCCATCCTGGATGGTGACAAGGAGGGCTTCCTGCGCTCCGAGCGCAGCCTGATCCAGACCATCGGGCGTGCGGCCCGCAACCTGGAAGGCAAGGCCATCCTGTACGCCGACCAGATCACCCGCTCCATGCAGCGTGCCATCGACGAGACGGCGCGCCGCCGCCAGAAGCAGCTCGACTTCAATGCCGAGCACGGCATCGTGCCGCGTGGCGTGGTCAAGCAGGTGCGCGAGCTCATCGATGGTGTTTACGACCTCTCCGGTACCGAGTCGCGGCCGGCTGCCCCGGGCGCCGCGCCCGGCCATGGCCTCGGTGGCGTGGACGATGCCCTGCTCGAGCGCACGGCCGAGAAGCTGCAGGGCATCGACACCCGCAACGAGGCCCAGGTCTCGCGCGAGATCCGCCGGCTGGAAAAGCAGATGGCCACCTATGCCCGCAACCTCGATTTCGAGAAGGCCGCCCAGGTACGCGACGAGCTGGCGGCCCTCAAGCAACTGCTGTTCGGCTCCGGAGGCCAACCCTCATGA
- a CDS encoding low molecular weight protein-tyrosine-phosphatase yields MATRVLFVCMGNICRSPMAHGVFRHQVRQAGLESVVGVGSAGTHAFHQGEPADPRAQMAMSRRGYDIADLRARQITMEDFENYDMILVMDWENLSLLQNQAPKRFHHKLQMLMRFAGDHESATVPDPYQGGSQAFEQALDYVEDACSGLLEIVRRRATQVAAA; encoded by the coding sequence ATGGCCACTCGAGTGCTGTTCGTCTGTATGGGCAACATCTGTCGGTCGCCGATGGCGCATGGGGTGTTTCGCCATCAGGTCCGTCAGGCAGGGCTGGAATCGGTGGTCGGCGTCGGCTCGGCCGGGACCCATGCCTTCCATCAGGGCGAGCCGGCTGATCCGCGTGCCCAGATGGCCATGTCGCGGCGCGGCTATGACATTGCCGATCTGCGCGCCCGCCAGATCACGATGGAAGACTTCGAGAACTACGACATGATCCTGGTGATGGACTGGGAGAACCTGAGCCTGCTGCAGAATCAGGCACCCAAGCGCTTCCATCACAAGCTGCAGATGCTGATGCGCTTTGCCGGTGACCACGAATCGGCCACCGTGCCCGATCCCTACCAGGGCGGCAGCCAGGCCTTCGAGCAGGCGCTGGACTATGTCGAGGACGCCTGTTCGGGCCTGCTGGAGATCGTGCGGCGTCGCGCCACGCAGGTGGCGGCCGCCTGA
- a CDS encoding IscS subfamily cysteine desulfurase, which yields MTRPIYLDYSATTPVDPRVAEKMIPYLCELFGNPASRSHAYGWEAEKAVEEARAEVAALVNCDPRELVWTSGATESINLALKGAAHFYKERGRHLISVKTEHKATLDTMRELERQGFEVTLLDVQEDGLIDLKDLEAAIRPDTILVSVMYVNNEIGVIQDIPAIGEMLRERKILFHVDSAQATGKVEIDLQKLKVDLMSFSAHKTYGPKGVGALFVRRKPRVRIEAQTHGGGHERGMRSGTLPTHQIVGMGEAYRIARLEMAKDNAHALALRNRLLEGLSAIPETYVNGSLEHRVAQNLNMSFNYVEGESLIMAIKEIAVSSGSACTSASLEPSYVLRALGRSDELAHSSIRFTIGRFTTEQEIDFTIGVMKTQVEKLRSMSPLWEMVQEGIDLNTVKWAAH from the coding sequence ATGACCCGACCGATCTATCTCGATTATTCCGCCACGACCCCGGTTGATCCCCGCGTCGCGGAAAAGATGATTCCCTATCTCTGCGAACTCTTCGGCAACCCCGCCTCGCGCAGCCACGCCTATGGCTGGGAGGCCGAGAAGGCCGTGGAGGAAGCGCGTGCCGAAGTCGCGGCGCTGGTCAACTGTGATCCGCGCGAGCTGGTCTGGACTTCGGGTGCCACCGAGTCGATCAACCTCGCGCTCAAGGGTGCCGCCCACTTCTACAAGGAGCGCGGTCGCCACCTCATCTCCGTCAAGACCGAGCACAAGGCCACGCTCGACACCATGCGCGAGCTGGAGCGCCAGGGCTTCGAGGTGACGCTGCTGGATGTGCAGGAAGACGGCCTGATCGACCTGAAGGACCTGGAGGCCGCCATCCGGCCCGACACCATCCTGGTCTCGGTCATGTACGTCAACAACGAGATCGGCGTCATCCAGGACATCCCCGCCATCGGCGAGATGCTGCGTGAGCGCAAGATCCTCTTCCACGTCGATTCGGCCCAGGCCACCGGCAAGGTCGAGATCGACCTGCAGAAGCTGAAGGTCGACCTGATGAGCTTCTCGGCGCACAAGACCTACGGTCCCAAGGGCGTGGGTGCGCTGTTCGTGCGGCGCAAGCCCCGCGTGCGCATCGAGGCGCAGACGCATGGTGGTGGGCACGAGCGCGGCATGCGTTCGGGCACGCTGCCCACCCACCAGATCGTCGGCATGGGCGAGGCCTACCGCATTGCCCGCCTGGAAATGGCCAAGGACAACGCCCACGCGCTGGCGCTGCGCAACCGTCTGCTGGAAGGGCTGTCTGCCATCCCCGAGACCTACGTGAACGGCAGCCTGGAACACCGGGTCGCGCAGAACCTCAACATGAGCTTCAACTATGTCGAGGGTGAGTCGCTGATCATGGCCATCAAGGAGATCGCGGTGTCTTCCGGTTCGGCCTGTACCTCGGCCAGCCTGGAGCCGTCCTACGTGCTGCGTGCCCTGGGCCGCAGCGACGAGCTGGCACACAGTTCCATCCGCTTCACCATCGGCCGCTTCACCACCGAGCAGGAAATCGATTTCACCATCGGCGTGATGAAGACCCAGGTTGAAAAGCTGCGCTCCATGTCCCCATTGTGGGAGATGGTGCAGGAAGGAATCGACCTCAACACCGTCAAGTGGGCCGCCCACTGA
- the iscU gene encoding Fe-S cluster assembly scaffold IscU: MAYSDKVVDHYENPRNVGSMDKADASVGTGMVGAPACGDVMKLQIKVGANGVIEDAKFKTYGCGSAIASSSLVTEWVKGKSLDEALAIRNTAIAEELALPPVKIHCSILAEDAIKAAVEDYRSKHPELGGDKAAGTQA; the protein is encoded by the coding sequence ATGGCTTATAGCGACAAGGTTGTGGATCACTACGAGAACCCCCGCAACGTGGGTTCCATGGACAAGGCCGATGCCTCGGTGGGCACCGGCATGGTGGGCGCGCCTGCCTGCGGCGACGTGATGAAGCTGCAGATCAAGGTGGGCGCCAACGGCGTGATCGAGGACGCCAAGTTCAAGACCTATGGTTGCGGCTCGGCCATCGCGTCGTCGTCGCTGGTCACCGAATGGGTCAAGGGCAAGTCACTGGACGAGGCGCTGGCCATCCGCAACACGGCCATCGCCGAGGAGCTGGCGCTGCCGCCGGTCAAGATCCACTGTTCCATTCTGGCCGAGGACGCCATCAAGGCGGCCGTCGAGGACTACCGCAGCAAGCATCCCGAGCTGGGGGGCGACAAGGCCGCGGGAACCCAGGCCTGA
- the iscA gene encoding iron-sulfur cluster assembly protein IscA: MAVTLTEAAARHIDRYIARRGKGIGLRLGVKTSGCSGLSYKLEYADSQQESDLVFESHGVRVFIDPKSLAYIDGTELDFVREGLNEGFKFNNPNVRNECGCGESFNI; encoded by the coding sequence ATGGCCGTGACATTGACCGAAGCAGCAGCCCGGCACATCGACCGTTACATTGCCCGTCGGGGCAAGGGCATCGGTCTGCGCCTGGGGGTGAAGACCTCCGGTTGCTCGGGCCTGTCCTACAAGCTCGAGTACGCCGACAGCCAGCAGGAATCCGACCTGGTGTTCGAGAGCCATGGCGTGCGGGTCTTCATTGATCCCAAGAGCCTGGCCTACATCGACGGCACCGAGCTGGATTTCGTGCGCGAGGGACTGAACGAGGGCTTCAAGTTCAACAACCCCAACGTGCGCAATGAATGCGGCTGCGGCGAGTCGTTCAACATCTGA
- the hscB gene encoding Fe-S protein assembly co-chaperone HscB, translating into MTARSAFDRSLFELLGLPERFALDPADLEARHHRFQAVVHPDRHVGGSDHDRRLALQLAAQGNEAFRVLSDPCQRAAYLCERHGASVDAERNTAMPSAFLVEQMAWREDIDEVRDMGDLEAAHRLQARLEAERNRVIDSIATLIDEQGDYPAAAMQVRQLMFFERLRTNLADVVRQMGQG; encoded by the coding sequence ATGACGGCCCGATCTGCCTTTGACCGTTCGCTGTTCGAGCTGCTGGGTCTGCCCGAGCGCTTCGCGCTCGATCCGGCCGACCTGGAAGCACGCCATCACCGTTTCCAGGCCGTCGTGCATCCTGACCGGCACGTCGGCGGCTCGGACCATGACCGGCGGCTGGCGCTGCAGCTGGCAGCCCAGGGCAATGAGGCGTTCCGGGTCCTGTCCGATCCGTGCCAGCGGGCGGCCTACCTGTGCGAACGTCACGGAGCATCGGTGGACGCCGAGCGCAACACGGCCATGCCGTCGGCCTTCCTGGTCGAGCAGATGGCCTGGCGCGAGGACATCGATGAAGTGCGCGACATGGGCGACCTTGAGGCGGCACACCGTCTGCAGGCACGCCTGGAGGCCGAGCGCAATCGCGTCATCGATAGCATCGCAACGCTGATCGACGAACAGGGCGACTACCCGGCCGCGGCCATGCAGGTACGGCAGCTGATGTTCTTCGAGCGGCTGCGCACGAACCTTGCCGACGTGGTACGACAGATGGGGCAGGGCTGA
- the hscA gene encoding molecular chaperone HscA: MALLQISEPGMSPDPHQRRYAIGIDLGTSNSLVAVCRSGMPDALPDEQGRKLLPSVVHYRAGAAPVVGHAAQQALLSDTGNVISSVKRLMGRGLADAQAQGLPLRVVAAGSDAAADASAAGNDRAVAVATAAGAVSPVEVSAEILKVLRDRALATLDIDEDALAGAVITVPAYFDDAQRQATKDAARLAGLNVLRLINEPTAAAVSYGLDEGEQGTYAIFDLGGGTFDVSVLKLTRGVFEVQSTAGDVALGGDDFDARIAADFAREHNLGEPARLAAEHPERWRALLLMARQAREALTDAETVTMRFDADAGQGAIQVAGQDGHDVSGASAGNSSEKNGGATLVSTLTRTRFEELVQPLVARTLKIADTAVADAGLSAQAIDGVVLVGGATRMPVIRQAVASHFGKPPYTGLDPDQVVALGAAMQAAQLIGQRRDGEDDWLLLDVTPLSLGLETMGGMVEKIIPRNSPIPLARAQDFTTYKDGQSAMAIHVVQGERELVKDCRSLARFELRGIPPMVAGAARIRVTFQVDADGLLSVSATEQSTGVAASVTVKPSYGLEDTEIERLLKESITSAREDMQWRALREHQIEAAQLREMTHNALAEDGGLLDAAERQQIDDAMASLQKVLDEAQALDGSPEEATLLAVRDRLLDARMNLQKVTEHFAALRMDQAIQRALAGKTIDGLTS, translated from the coding sequence ATGGCGCTGCTGCAGATTTCCGAACCTGGCATGAGTCCTGATCCTCACCAGCGCCGGTATGCTATCGGTATCGATCTGGGAACCTCCAATTCGCTAGTGGCTGTCTGCCGTTCGGGCATGCCCGACGCGCTGCCTGACGAGCAGGGCCGGAAGCTGCTGCCGTCGGTCGTGCATTACCGCGCCGGTGCTGCGCCCGTGGTGGGCCACGCCGCCCAGCAGGCGCTGCTGTCCGACACGGGCAACGTCATCAGCTCGGTCAAGCGCCTGATGGGGCGCGGTCTGGCCGATGCCCAGGCGCAGGGGCTGCCGCTGCGGGTGGTGGCTGCGGGTTCGGACGCAGCCGCGGATGCCTCCGCCGCCGGCAACGACCGCGCCGTGGCCGTGGCCACCGCGGCCGGGGCCGTCTCGCCCGTGGAAGTGTCGGCCGAGATCCTGAAGGTGCTGCGTGACCGCGCACTGGCTACGCTCGACATCGACGAGGACGCGCTGGCGGGTGCCGTCATCACCGTGCCTGCCTATTTCGACGATGCCCAGCGCCAGGCCACCAAGGATGCGGCCCGGCTGGCCGGGCTGAATGTGCTGCGCCTCATCAACGAGCCCACCGCCGCCGCCGTCTCCTACGGTCTGGACGAAGGCGAGCAGGGCACCTACGCCATCTTCGATCTGGGCGGTGGCACCTTCGACGTGTCGGTGCTCAAGCTGACCCGGGGCGTCTTCGAGGTGCAGTCCACGGCGGGTGACGTGGCCCTGGGCGGTGACGACTTCGATGCGCGGATTGCCGCCGACTTTGCCCGCGAGCACAACCTGGGCGAACCGGCCCGACTGGCGGCAGAACACCCCGAACGCTGGCGCGCGTTGCTGCTGATGGCCCGTCAGGCCCGCGAGGCCCTGACCGATGCCGAAACGGTGACGATGCGCTTTGACGCTGACGCCGGCCAAGGGGCCATTCAGGTCGCGGGCCAGGACGGTCATGACGTGTCCGGGGCCAGCGCAGGTAATTCCAGCGAGAAGAATGGCGGTGCCACGCTCGTTTCCACCCTGACGCGCACGCGCTTCGAGGAACTGGTGCAGCCGCTGGTGGCGCGCACGCTCAAGATCGCCGACACCGCCGTGGCCGATGCCGGTCTGTCGGCCCAGGCCATCGACGGCGTGGTGCTGGTGGGCGGTGCCACCCGCATGCCCGTCATTCGCCAGGCCGTGGCCAGCCACTTCGGCAAGCCGCCCTATACCGGTCTGGACCCCGACCAGGTGGTGGCGCTGGGCGCTGCCATGCAGGCCGCCCAGCTCATCGGTCAGCGCCGCGACGGCGAGGACGACTGGCTGCTGCTGGACGTGACCCCGCTCTCGCTGGGCCTGGAGACCATGGGCGGCATGGTCGAGAAGATCATCCCGCGCAACTCGCCCATCCCGCTGGCGCGCGCCCAGGACTTCACCACCTACAAGGATGGTCAGTCCGCCATGGCCATCCATGTGGTGCAGGGCGAACGCGAACTCGTGAAGGATTGCCGCTCGCTGGCCCGCTTCGAGCTGCGCGGCATTCCACCGATGGTGGCGGGCGCTGCCCGCATCCGCGTCACCTTCCAGGTGGATGCCGACGGGCTGCTGTCGGTCTCGGCGACCGAGCAGAGCACTGGCGTGGCCGCCTCCGTCACCGTCAAGCCCAGCTACGGCCTGGAAGACACCGAGATCGAGCGGCTGCTGAAGGAGTCCATCACCAGCGCTCGCGAGGACATGCAGTGGCGCGCCCTGCGTGAACATCAGATCGAGGCCGCGCAGCTGCGCGAGATGACGCACAACGCGCTGGCCGAGGACGGTGGGCTGCTGGACGCCGCCGAGCGCCAGCAGATCGACGACGCCATGGCCAGCCTGCAGAAGGTGCTGGACGAGGCCCAGGCCTTGGACGGCTCACCCGAGGAGGCTACTCTTCTGGCCGTGCGTGACCGCCTTCTGGACGCCCGGATGAATCTGCAGAAAGTCACCGAACACTTCGCCGCACTGCGGATGGATCAGGCCATCCAGCGTGCCCTGGCCGGCAAGACCATCGACGGCCTCACTTCCTGA
- the fdx gene encoding ISC system 2Fe-2S type ferredoxin, translating into MATITVLPHEELCPEGATFEAPAGISLCQALLDQHIEIEHACAMSCACTTCHVVVREGYDDVNEASDVEEDLLDMAWGLEPESRLSCQVKLEDDTKLVIEIPKYTINHAKEDH; encoded by the coding sequence TTGGCCACCATCACGGTCCTGCCACACGAAGAACTGTGCCCCGAAGGCGCCACCTTCGAGGCCCCGGCAGGCATCTCCCTCTGCCAGGCACTGCTCGATCAGCACATCGAGATCGAGCACGCCTGTGCCATGTCCTGCGCCTGTACCACCTGCCACGTCGTCGTGCGCGAAGGCTATGACGACGTGAACGAAGCCTCCGACGTGGAGGAAGACCTGCTGGATATGGCCTGGGGCCTGGAGCCCGAATCACGCCTGTCGTGCCAGGTGAAGCTGGAAGACGACACCAAGCTGGTGATCGAGATCCCCAAATACACGATCAACCACGCGAAGGAAGATCACTGA
- a CDS encoding type II toxin-antitoxin system Phd/YefM family antitoxin, which translates to MPIDPGGHVMHVVPFHDARHRLALLMDQVVTESTATLIVRNGGNAVLMSESAYNGLQETLYLFSSPKNAARLLETVALDRKMQETERIP; encoded by the coding sequence ATGCCTATCGATCCTGGAGGACACGTAATGCACGTTGTACCGTTCCATGATGCCCGTCACCGACTGGCATTGCTGATGGATCAGGTTGTAACCGAGAGTACGGCTACGCTCATTGTCCGCAATGGTGGCAATGCGGTTCTGATGTCCGAGTCTGCCTACAACGGCCTGCAAGAAACCCTGTATCTGTTCAGCAGCCCCAAAAATGCCGCACGGCTTCTGGAAACCGTGGCCCTGGATCGCAAGATGCAGGAAACCGAAAGGATCCCCTGA